In Paenibacillus larvae subsp. larvae, the following proteins share a genomic window:
- a CDS encoding SDR family NAD(P)-dependent oxidoreductase, whose translation MQVQDKIAVITGASSGLGAEIARQLAGKGAIPLLLARNQAKLEEVTGQLATTAYPYLLDITEDAGVEAVFQCIYKKHGRIDILINNAGFGIFHSFLDIPLDQFKQMMDVNYMGIVRCTKAVLPHMLRQGSGHIVNIASMAGKIGSAKSTAYSASKHAVLGFTNSLRAELAGTGIGLTAVNPGPIDTPFFDIADPEGNYVKNISWFMLKPEKAANKTIQAIEKNKSEVNLPFLSAAGIKLFHLFPGLFERIAYKLLNKK comes from the coding sequence TTGCAGGTACAGGACAAAATAGCAGTTATCACGGGAGCTTCCAGCGGACTCGGTGCAGAGATAGCCCGCCAGCTTGCAGGGAAGGGTGCAATCCCGCTTTTGCTGGCACGAAATCAGGCCAAACTTGAGGAAGTTACCGGTCAGCTTGCAACAACAGCTTACCCTTATTTGCTGGATATTACAGAGGATGCTGGGGTTGAGGCAGTTTTTCAATGCATCTATAAAAAGCATGGGCGTATAGATATTCTAATCAATAATGCGGGGTTTGGTATTTTTCATTCTTTTCTGGATATACCTCTGGATCAGTTTAAACAGATGATGGATGTTAATTATATGGGAATAGTCAGATGTACTAAGGCTGTACTGCCTCATATGTTACGCCAGGGCAGCGGACATATTGTAAATATTGCTTCCATGGCCGGCAAAATTGGTTCGGCTAAATCAACGGCTTATTCTGCTTCCAAGCATGCGGTTTTGGGATTTACCAACAGTCTAAGAGCTGAGCTTGCCGGCACTGGGATCGGTCTAACCGCTGTTAATCCGGGACCAATTGATACGCCTTTTTTTGATATAGCTGATCCGGAAGGAAATTATGTAAAGAATATAAGCTGGTTTATGCTAAAACCGGAGAAGGCTGCAAACAAAACGATTCAGGCCATAGAAAAAAACAAATCCGAAGTGAACCTGCCTTTTCTATCGGCCGCCGGAATCAAACTGTTTCACCTATTTCCCGGATTGTTTGAACGTATCGCTTATAAACTGCTGAACAAAAAATAA
- a CDS encoding chemotaxis protein CheX, which produces MKAELINPFLESARTVIEQVVNIRPITGKLGMKQVVTLEDHIWIQIGMTGQMKGDIFFGFAEHVALKMVSAMMGGFVLAEMNEISRSAISELGNMISGNASTMLYNQGVKVDITPPRVWHSLEEMIVNSQALTIPLQMEGIGRMDLQMLVS; this is translated from the coding sequence ATGAAAGCAGAACTAATTAATCCATTTTTGGAATCGGCACGTACAGTCATTGAGCAGGTGGTCAACATTCGTCCGATTACCGGCAAACTGGGCATGAAACAGGTTGTTACATTGGAAGACCACATATGGATTCAAATCGGCATGACCGGACAAATGAAGGGAGATATCTTTTTTGGATTTGCCGAGCATGTAGCTTTAAAAATGGTTTCAGCCATGATGGGCGGATTTGTTCTTGCCGAGATGAATGAAATTAGCCGAAGCGCCATTTCAGAATTAGGTAATATGATCAGCGGCAATGCCAGCACGATGCTTTATAATCAAGGGGTAAAAGTAGACATAACCCCTCCCAGAGTCTGGCATTCCCTTGAAGAAATGATTGTGAACAGCCAGGCTCTGACCATCCCGCTGCAGATGGAGGGAATCGGCCGAATGGATCTTCAGATGCTGGTCTCCTGA
- a CDS encoding PAS domain-containing sensor histidine kinase: MFQLDWFILKKNRWLYLLYACIFVFIICKNFLFVWPITRSVEAMIIMIIEDLIPVVMLTAVVHVLYTISIHNKNMLSKKSQEYKSLFDNHPDTILYVGRCGHISSSNANIQSMTGFTPPEILSLSLQSIVSNANWDKVTKRFQLALNGVPQHFTCMINHKDGSCIDTKVTYVPSVVNGEIVGVYAILKNVTEVKRQKKEIDHLNRQNRLILNSVSEGIYGTNMEGKAIFWNSAAEQMTGWTAEEAIGQPIRHLLASPGKNIFSPMGENTFLDKTLMDGKVHHEKHTYFCHKDGSRFPVEYVSSPIFQEEGEQIGAVITFRDMTEQKRTEELLRKSDMLSAVGQLAAGVAHEIRNPLTSLKGFLQLIKPSTGKENYYMEIMQDELKRIEHIVDEFLFVAKPKVSQFELKSMSAIVSSTVDLLQPQARLNNVEIRTNLNSRLPLVYCNQHQMKQVFINIIKNAMEAMIDGGILHIETDYISALQMVRIRFNDEGCGIPPERIPKLAEPFYSTKEKGTGLGLMVTYKIIETHSGDIQFRSRPDRGTTVDILLPASRHEDENAEDEKNSTDMDHGNDKLKGDKESQDTAS; this comes from the coding sequence ATGTTTCAATTGGACTGGTTCATTTTAAAGAAAAATAGGTGGCTATACCTGCTTTATGCATGTATTTTTGTTTTTATCATCTGTAAAAATTTTCTGTTCGTATGGCCTATAACCCGCTCGGTGGAAGCCATGATCATCATGATTATAGAGGATCTGATTCCTGTTGTTATGCTTACAGCCGTTGTACATGTCCTTTATACCATATCCATACATAACAAAAATATGCTCTCTAAAAAATCACAGGAATATAAATCTTTATTTGATAATCATCCGGATACTATCCTGTATGTTGGACGGTGCGGTCACATAAGTTCCTCCAATGCCAATATTCAGTCCATGACCGGGTTCACTCCACCGGAAATTTTGTCCTTATCCCTTCAATCAATAGTGAGTAACGCAAACTGGGATAAGGTTACCAAACGGTTCCAACTCGCCTTAAACGGGGTTCCGCAGCATTTTACCTGTATGATAAATCATAAAGACGGCAGCTGTATAGATACTAAAGTAACTTATGTTCCAAGTGTGGTAAATGGGGAAATCGTCGGGGTCTATGCCATCTTAAAAAACGTAACCGAAGTGAAACGGCAGAAAAAAGAAATTGATCATTTAAACCGGCAAAACCGCCTTATACTGAATTCGGTTTCGGAAGGGATCTATGGAACAAATATGGAAGGAAAGGCTATCTTCTGGAATTCGGCGGCTGAGCAAATGACAGGCTGGACTGCGGAGGAAGCCATCGGACAACCAATCCGGCACTTGCTTGCTTCCCCCGGTAAAAATATATTTTCCCCTATGGGTGAAAATACTTTCCTGGATAAAACGCTGATGGATGGGAAAGTCCACCATGAGAAGCATACCTATTTTTGTCATAAAGACGGCAGCCGCTTTCCGGTTGAATACGTATCAAGTCCTATTTTCCAGGAAGAAGGGGAACAGATCGGGGCCGTTATCACATTTCGTGATATGACTGAGCAAAAACGGACAGAGGAACTGCTCCGCAAATCGGATATGCTCTCCGCTGTCGGACAATTGGCTGCCGGAGTAGCCCATGAGATAAGAAATCCGCTTACTTCCCTTAAAGGGTTTTTACAGTTAATTAAGCCGAGTACCGGTAAAGAAAACTATTACATGGAAATTATGCAGGACGAACTGAAACGGATTGAACATATTGTAGACGAGTTCCTGTTCGTCGCCAAACCAAAGGTGTCCCAGTTTGAGCTTAAGTCCATGAGTGCTATTGTAAGCAGCACGGTAGATCTGCTTCAGCCTCAGGCAAGACTGAACAATGTAGAAATCCGGACCAATTTAAACTCCAGACTCCCCCTAGTATATTGCAACCAGCACCAGATGAAACAGGTATTTATCAATATTATAAAAAATGCCATGGAAGCCATGATAGATGGCGGCATTCTGCATATCGAAACCGATTATATTTCTGCCCTCCAAATGGTCCGAATTCGCTTTAACGATGAGGGATGCGGTATTCCGCCCGAACGGATTCCCAAACTGGCCGAGCCCTTTTACAGTACAAAGGAAAAAGGAACCGGCCTGGGTTTAATGGTAACCTATAAAATTATTGAAACCCATTCAGGAGATATCCAGTTCCGCAGTCGGCCCGATCGGGGGACTACCGTGGACATTCTTTTACCTGCCAGCCGGCATGAGGATGAGAATGCGGAAGATGAGAAGAATTCAACTGACATGGATCACGGAAATGATAAACTGAAAGGGGACAAAGAGTCCCAAGACACTGCCAGCTAG
- a CDS encoding TIGR01457 family HAD-type hydrolase: protein MKGFLIDLDGTLYKGKTSIPGADKFIRKLYEHDIPFMLVTNNSSRTTQGVSEHLESMGVHVEPENIYTSAQASARYLTELHEGASVYAIGENGLFRALEEKGLKLTSEHPQFVVQGINRKVTYDQLACAVQFILDGASFILTNPDHLLPSDHVMLPGAGSIAALIEKATQVKPVVIGKPSPIIMNFALEKIGLIPGEVCVIGDNLNTDIRGGRDTGCHTALVLTGLTTEDNKETLIKDTGVTPDFICKDLDDLWNQNMNG, encoded by the coding sequence ATGAAAGGCTTTTTAATCGATCTAGACGGAACTTTGTATAAGGGGAAAACATCTATCCCCGGTGCAGACAAGTTTATCAGGAAGCTCTATGAACATGATATCCCGTTTATGCTTGTGACCAACAACTCTTCCCGCACAACACAGGGGGTATCGGAGCATCTGGAAAGTATGGGCGTGCATGTGGAACCGGAAAATATTTATACATCAGCCCAGGCATCCGCACGATATCTAACGGAACTTCATGAAGGTGCCTCCGTGTATGCCATTGGGGAAAATGGTCTTTTTCGGGCTCTTGAAGAAAAAGGTCTGAAGCTGACCTCCGAACATCCTCAGTTCGTCGTTCAAGGCATAAACCGTAAAGTTACGTATGACCAGTTAGCCTGCGCTGTCCAGTTTATTTTGGATGGAGCCTCTTTCATACTGACCAATCCCGACCATCTTCTTCCCTCGGATCATGTAATGCTTCCCGGAGCGGGATCTATCGCAGCTTTAATTGAGAAAGCCACGCAGGTAAAGCCGGTAGTCATCGGCAAACCTTCGCCTATTATTATGAATTTTGCTTTGGAGAAAATCGGTCTTATCCCCGGTGAAGTTTGCGTTATTGGAGATAACCTGAACACGGATATCCGGGGAGGACGGGATACTGGATGTCATACTGCTCTTGTCCTTACAGGGCTCACCACTGAAGATAATAAGGAGACATTGATAAAAGATACGGGCGTAACCCCCGATTTTATCTGTAAAGATCTGGATGACCTATGGAATCAGAACATGAACGGATAA
- a CDS encoding LysR family transcriptional regulator: protein MNLNQLETLLTISKTMSFRKAGELLNLTQPAVSAQIRSLEEEFGTVLIDRNQPVTLTDSGRLFLEHAEKILRTVEDLKQRLADLDETPQGHIHIGTTTSIAMQILPRVLSYFQDQFPLIQTTIHSMTSSQIMACVDNGTVDIGISYLFDKHPGLESSVLYYDTFEFIVSSEHPLSRHSVVSIDKLRNIPFIMLSPETAGRRFVDQVFKTYDIRPHVIMELSSSEEVKRMVELNLGAAIISKLSVNQELQRGMLKMIKVHELDLTHPVGVVYKSGRYLNSAMQQFLRDLKGMPETHFLGSE, encoded by the coding sequence ATGAACCTGAACCAACTGGAAACGCTGCTCACGATTTCCAAAACCATGAGTTTTCGCAAAGCAGGAGAACTGCTGAACCTGACTCAGCCGGCTGTTTCTGCCCAAATCCGGAGTCTCGAAGAAGAATTCGGGACCGTTCTGATTGACCGTAATCAGCCGGTTACGCTGACTGACAGCGGTAGACTATTTTTGGAGCACGCGGAAAAAATACTAAGAACCGTTGAGGATTTGAAGCAGCGCCTGGCCGACTTGGATGAAACACCACAAGGGCATATTCACATTGGTACCACCACTTCGATTGCAATGCAGATTCTGCCCAGAGTGTTGTCTTATTTCCAGGATCAGTTTCCGCTTATTCAAACCACCATTCATTCGATGACATCCTCCCAGATCATGGCCTGTGTGGATAACGGTACCGTGGACATCGGCATTTCTTACCTGTTCGATAAACATCCCGGCCTGGAGTCTTCTGTACTTTATTATGATACGTTTGAGTTTATTGTTTCCAGCGAGCATCCGCTAAGCAGACATTCGGTCGTTTCTATCGATAAGCTCCGAAATATCCCGTTTATTATGCTTTCTCCCGAGACAGCAGGCAGACGTTTTGTCGATCAGGTATTTAAAACCTATGACATTCGTCCCCACGTCATTATGGAATTGTCAAGCAGTGAAGAAGTCAAGCGGATGGTAGAACTGAATCTCGGTGCCGCGATTATTTCCAAGCTATCCGTAAATCAGGAACTTCAACGGGGAATGCTAAAAATGATTAAGGTTCATGAGCTTGATCTTACGCATCCCGTCGGGGTCGTATATAAATCCGGAAGGTACCTGAACTCAGCCATGCAGCAGTTTTTGCGGGATTTAAAGGGAATGCCGGAGACACATTTTCTAGGTTCGGAGTGA
- a CDS encoding histidinol-phosphatase, which yields MRFDLHTHHERCGHATGTIRHYIEAAIEKGLSVIGISDHSPYFASEEDQLHPNIAMAKSEFARYVEEVLELKKEYAEKIEVLLGVESDFFPESADIYRHIYEQYPFDYIIGSVHYTRGVSIFNKKRWRGLSETEQVEQKEYYYDLIQQSARSGMFQILGHIDAMKGFYPAFSDIKTPKVEETLKVISECGTAIEINTSGKTKYVGGWYPSDEMLEWALHYGIDVTFGSDAHVTDRVGDEFDLVAKRLKEIGFKRWVYFRQKEKQIVEL from the coding sequence ATGAGATTTGATCTTCACACTCACCATGAACGTTGTGGCCATGCCACCGGAACCATTCGTCATTATATTGAAGCCGCCATCGAAAAAGGCCTTTCTGTAATCGGAATTTCGGATCACTCCCCTTACTTTGCAAGCGAGGAGGATCAGCTTCATCCGAACATTGCTATGGCAAAATCCGAATTTGCCCGGTACGTGGAAGAAGTTCTTGAACTGAAGAAGGAATATGCCGAAAAAATTGAGGTACTGCTTGGCGTAGAATCTGATTTTTTCCCGGAATCAGCTGATATTTACCGTCATATATATGAGCAATATCCATTTGATTATATTATCGGTTCGGTCCATTATACGAGAGGCGTCAGCATTTTTAATAAAAAGAGGTGGAGAGGATTATCTGAAACAGAGCAGGTCGAACAAAAGGAATATTATTACGACCTGATTCAGCAATCTGCCAGGAGCGGCATGTTTCAAATTCTCGGCCACATTGATGCCATGAAGGGCTTCTATCCCGCTTTTTCTGATATTAAAACCCCAAAAGTCGAAGAAACACTGAAAGTTATCAGTGAGTGCGGAACGGCTATTGAAATCAATACATCCGGTAAAACTAAATACGTAGGCGGATGGTATCCTTCCGATGAAATGCTGGAGTGGGCTCTTCATTACGGAATAGACGTCACATTCGGTTCCGATGCCCATGTTACGGACCGGGTTGGCGACGAATTTGACCTTGTGGCAAAACGTCTAAAAGAAATTGGATTCAAGCGATGGGTATATTTTAGGCAAAAGGAAAAACAAATCGTCGAGTTATAA
- a CDS encoding alcohol dehydrogenase catalytic domain-containing protein — MAKMMKAIVLPEFGGPELFLPAEVPAPGLLPGHIRIRPAATSVNPIDCRIRAGLMPQLAPKLPAILHGDVTGTVEAVGEGVTRFKPGDEVFALAGGIRGFDGALAELMLVTFYGQGRSSGQCLRNIQKRRLSHT, encoded by the coding sequence ATGGCAAAAATGATGAAAGCTATAGTTCTGCCTGAGTTCGGCGGGCCCGAATTGTTTCTGCCGGCTGAGGTGCCGGCTCCCGGTCTGCTGCCCGGACATATTCGAATCCGTCCTGCTGCTACAAGCGTCAATCCAATTGATTGCCGTATCCGAGCAGGGCTTATGCCGCAGCTAGCGCCAAAGCTGCCGGCCATTCTTCACGGGGATGTGACCGGTACGGTTGAAGCCGTCGGCGAAGGTGTTACCCGCTTTAAACCGGGTGATGAAGTATTTGCCCTTGCCGGAGGTATACGCGGCTTTGATGGTGCACTCGCCGAGCTGATGCTCGTAACGTTCTACGGGCAGGGACGTTCCTCTGGACAATGCCTTAGAAACATTCAAAAAAGAAGGCTTTCTCATACCTGA
- the sdhB gene encoding succinate dehydrogenase iron-sulfur subunit, producing MAQTESSQKTIRLIITRQDGPDQPSYPEEFEIPYRPNMNVISALMEIQRNPVNASGKQTTPVSWESNCLEEVCGACSMVINGRARQACSALIDKLEQPLRIAPMKTFPVVRDLVIDRSRMFNALKRVKAWILIDGTYDLGPGPRMAESKRQWAYELSTCMTCGVCLEVCPNVNEKTSFIGPAPISQVRLFNAHPTGEMNKDERLDMLMEDGGIEGCGNSQNCVRACPKGIPLTTSIAEINKDTTKRLFKKWLSR from the coding sequence ATGGCACAAACTGAATCTTCCCAAAAAACAATCAGACTGATCATAACCCGTCAAGACGGTCCGGACCAACCCTCTTATCCCGAGGAGTTTGAAATTCCTTACCGCCCGAATATGAATGTCATCAGTGCATTAATGGAAATTCAGCGGAATCCGGTTAATGCTTCGGGTAAGCAAACAACCCCGGTGAGTTGGGAGTCGAACTGTCTGGAAGAAGTATGTGGTGCCTGCTCGATGGTTATTAACGGAAGAGCCCGCCAGGCCTGCTCCGCATTGATTGATAAGCTGGAGCAGCCTCTGCGAATTGCACCTATGAAGACTTTTCCGGTTGTTCGTGATCTGGTTATTGACCGTAGCCGTATGTTTAACGCACTAAAGAGAGTCAAGGCATGGATTCTGATTGATGGAACTTACGATCTTGGTCCCGGCCCTCGTATGGCAGAGTCTAAACGTCAATGGGCTTATGAATTATCTACTTGTATGACTTGCGGAGTTTGTTTGGAAGTTTGCCCGAACGTAAACGAGAAAACGAGCTTTATAGGGCCTGCTCCAATTTCCCAAGTCCGTCTGTTCAATGCCCATCCGACAGGTGAAATGAACAAAGATGAACGCCTGGATATGCTGATGGAAGACGGGGGGATTGAAGGTTGCGGTAACTCGCAAAACTGTGTGCGCGCTTGCCCTAAAGGTATTCCTCTTACCACTTCCATTGCAGAAATCAACAAGGATACGACGAAACGTTTGTTCAAAAAGTGGCTCAGCCGATAA
- the sdhA gene encoding succinate dehydrogenase flavoprotein subunit, producing the protein MSNSKVIVVGGGLAGLMATIKAAEAGIHVQLFSLVPVKRSHSVCAQGGINGAVNTKGEGDSPWEHFDDTVYGGDFLANQPPVKAMCEAAPGIIHLMDRMGVMFNRTTEGLLDFRRFGGTKHHRTAFAGATTGQQLLYALDEQVRRWESAGLVTKYEHAEFLGTVLDDDGVCRGIVVQDLHTMAIETFASDAVILATGGPGIIFGKTTNSVINTGTAASAVYQQGVHYANGEFIQIHPTAIPGDDKLRLMSESARGEGGRVWTYKDGKPWYFLEEKYPAYGNLVPRDIATREIFHVCVDLKLGINGENMVYLDLSHKDPKELDVKLGGIIEIYEKFVGDDPRKVPMKIFPAVHYSMGGMWVDYNQMTNIPGLFAAGECDYQYHGANRLGANSLVSSIFGGMVAGPKAVEYIRGLEKHVEDVPSSMFEREKKRHIDKYEKLLKLDGKENAYVLHKELGEWMTNNMTVVRTNSKLEATIGKIKELKERYQNISMTDTSRWNNQGAAFTRQLWNMLELSEAMTLGALLRNESRGAHYKPEFPERDDENFLKTTKAAWTPEGPQISYENVDVSLIKPRKRDYTTDKKKGGK; encoded by the coding sequence ATGTCGAATTCCAAAGTTATTGTCGTCGGGGGCGGCCTAGCAGGATTGATGGCCACCATTAAGGCAGCAGAAGCCGGTATTCATGTACAGCTGTTTTCGCTGGTACCTGTGAAACGTTCCCACTCTGTATGTGCTCAGGGTGGAATTAACGGAGCTGTTAACACCAAAGGGGAGGGCGATTCTCCTTGGGAACATTTTGACGATACAGTATACGGAGGAGATTTCCTGGCCAATCAACCTCCGGTGAAAGCTATGTGTGAAGCTGCGCCAGGCATTATTCATCTGATGGACCGGATGGGAGTTATGTTTAACAGGACGACTGAGGGGCTGCTTGATTTCCGCAGGTTTGGAGGAACCAAACATCACCGGACGGCCTTTGCAGGTGCCACGACAGGACAACAGCTTCTGTATGCGCTGGATGAGCAAGTACGCCGCTGGGAATCCGCTGGCCTGGTAACAAAGTATGAGCACGCCGAATTTTTGGGAACTGTTCTTGATGACGATGGGGTGTGCCGGGGAATTGTCGTTCAGGATCTGCATACGATGGCGATTGAAACCTTTGCCTCCGATGCGGTGATTCTGGCAACAGGCGGACCTGGCATTATATTCGGGAAAACAACCAACTCTGTCATCAATACGGGAACAGCGGCTAGCGCCGTTTACCAGCAGGGAGTCCATTATGCGAACGGAGAGTTTATCCAGATTCACCCGACAGCGATTCCCGGAGATGATAAACTGCGGCTGATGTCAGAATCGGCACGCGGAGAAGGCGGACGTGTTTGGACCTATAAAGACGGAAAACCATGGTATTTCCTTGAGGAGAAATATCCTGCTTACGGAAATTTAGTTCCAAGGGATATTGCTACACGTGAAATTTTCCATGTTTGTGTAGATTTGAAGCTTGGAATCAATGGGGAAAACATGGTCTATTTGGACCTTTCTCATAAAGACCCTAAGGAACTTGATGTAAAACTGGGCGGCATTATTGAAATTTACGAAAAATTTGTTGGAGATGATCCACGTAAAGTTCCGATGAAAATCTTCCCCGCAGTCCACTACTCCATGGGCGGCATGTGGGTAGATTATAATCAAATGACCAATATTCCGGGGTTATTTGCTGCAGGAGAATGTGATTATCAATATCACGGGGCGAATCGTCTGGGAGCTAACTCCCTGGTATCTTCCATTTTCGGAGGCATGGTTGCGGGACCGAAAGCCGTTGAATATATCCGCGGATTGGAGAAGCACGTTGAAGATGTACCTTCCTCCATGTTTGAACGGGAGAAAAAGCGTCATATCGATAAATATGAGAAACTTCTCAAGCTTGACGGCAAGGAAAATGCTTATGTACTGCATAAAGAGCTTGGAGAATGGATGACCAACAATATGACGGTTGTACGTACCAACAGCAAGCTGGAAGCGACAATCGGTAAGATCAAGGAATTGAAAGAGAGATATCAGAACATCAGCATGACAGATACGTCCCGTTGGAATAATCAGGGTGCGGCCTTCACACGTCAGCTCTGGAATATGCTGGAGCTTTCGGAAGCTATGACTCTAGGAGCCCTTCTGCGTAACGAAAGTCGGGGAGCCCATTACAAACCTGAATTCCCGGAACGGGATGATGAGAATTTCTTGAAAACGACTAAAGCCGCGTGGACACCAGAAGGCCCTCAAATCAGCTACGAGAATGTGGATGTTTCTTTAATCAAGCCTCGTAAACGGGATTACACGACGGACAAGAAGAAAGGGGGCAAATGA
- a CDS encoding succinate dehydrogenase cytochrome b558 subunit → MRANSYYSRKLHSLLGVIPVGFFLVEHLLTNYSATKGHSDFVDSVLWLNNMPLIFFLELFLVWLPLAYHAIYGLYVAFTARNNVTNYVYFRNTMFLLQRVTGIFTFVFVIWHLYSTRVQVALGNVSHEELGTTMHQIAGNPVFFVLYVVGILSAVFHFSNGMWSFLVSWGITVGPRAQKVSTYIWMGVFVIMSVMFIMSLTAFTDPQFSNVPVISHK, encoded by the coding sequence ATGAGGGCGAATTCTTATTATTCCCGTAAACTGCATTCTTTGCTTGGCGTAATCCCGGTCGGCTTCTTTCTGGTTGAACATTTGCTGACGAATTACTCCGCCACGAAAGGGCATTCAGATTTTGTGGACAGCGTATTGTGGCTGAATAATATGCCGCTTATATTTTTTTTGGAGCTGTTCTTGGTTTGGCTTCCGCTGGCCTACCATGCTATCTACGGATTGTATGTAGCGTTCACTGCCCGTAACAACGTGACAAATTATGTCTATTTCCGAAACACCATGTTTTTGCTTCAGCGCGTAACCGGTATCTTTACGTTCGTTTTCGTGATCTGGCATTTGTATAGTACCCGGGTACAAGTTGCTTTAGGCAATGTGTCTCATGAAGAATTGGGAACTACTATGCATCAGATTGCGGGCAATCCTGTATTTTTTGTTCTGTATGTGGTTGGGATTTTATCCGCTGTCTTCCACTTCAGCAACGGGATGTGGTCTTTTCTGGTAAGCTGGGGAATTACAGTCGGGCCGCGCGCTCAAAAAGTATCCACTTATATTTGGATGGGTGTATTTGTCATTATGTCCGTTATGTTCATAATGTCTCTGACTGCATTCACAGACCCGCAGTTTAGCAATGTACCTGTGATAAGTCATAAATGA
- a CDS encoding LysR family transcriptional regulator, with translation MEHLEIFATVVEQNSLNKASQLLNISQPALSRKIKKLEEELGVELFERRGKRLELTRVGEICYEFALELRQLERRFHQTIRDFQKPGRHVSLTIGASLTTLQSTLPDLITLYTKDHPYTDIKALTGKTHEIVTMVKEKKADIGLVASSITVPGLVCEPLFDDHLVLVLPADHPFKERTSLAIHDLNDLSMILFSKGTWYRVLTDELFHKYSIMPDVKMEIDSFEAILRLVSTCKTPTLLPQSYLRTHLLAYNDLIIRQLPELEQTIRTTSLIYLEDSLKMPAVEQFVENTYLYTNGHKETPRLS, from the coding sequence ATGGAACATTTGGAAATTTTTGCAACAGTTGTCGAACAAAACAGTCTCAACAAGGCTTCCCAGCTATTGAATATCTCCCAACCTGCCTTGTCCAGAAAAATCAAAAAATTGGAGGAAGAGCTTGGGGTGGAATTGTTTGAACGAAGGGGAAAAAGACTTGAACTGACCCGGGTAGGTGAAATATGTTATGAATTCGCCCTGGAGCTTAGACAGTTGGAACGAAGATTCCATCAAACGATCCGGGATTTTCAAAAACCCGGCCGCCATGTCAGCCTTACGATCGGAGCCAGTTTGACCACACTCCAGTCTACTCTTCCGGATCTGATCACCTTATATACCAAGGATCATCCGTATACCGATATTAAGGCATTGACCGGAAAGACACATGAGATTGTTACCATGGTCAAGGAAAAAAAGGCCGATATTGGTCTTGTGGCTTCTTCCATCACTGTCCCCGGCCTTGTCTGTGAGCCTCTCTTTGATGACCATCTGGTTCTGGTACTCCCAGCCGACCATCCATTCAAAGAGCGTACTTCCCTAGCCATTCATGATTTAAATGATTTGTCTATGATTCTTTTCTCAAAAGGGACCTGGTATCGTGTTCTTACAGACGAACTCTTTCATAAATACTCCATCATGCCGGATGTCAAGATGGAAATTGATTCATTTGAGGCAATACTGAGGCTTGTCTCAACCTGTAAAACACCGACTTTGCTGCCCCAATCGTATTTACGTACTCATCTGCTCGCTTATAATGACCTCATTATCAGACAGCTTCCGGAGCTGGAGCAGACGATCCGGACTACATCCCTTATCTATTTGGAGGATTCGCTAAAGATGCCGGCGGTTGAGCAGTTTGTCGAAAATACGTACCTATACACAAACGGACATAAAGAAACTCCCCGTCTTTCATAG